A window of Gossypium raimondii isolate GPD5lz chromosome 7, ASM2569854v1, whole genome shotgun sequence genomic DNA:
TTCATCAGGCTTGGTGTGATAAAGATGGAGGCTGACTGGTTTACTAAATGCAAAATTTGCCATTGCGTTCCACCAAAGCATTAACATCCCGATAGATATGTTTAAAATTCACTTCCCAATCCAAATTTAGCATTCCGTTAACAGATCGGAATACAACATTAAAACTATGCCTTTCTCCTCTACTGCAAATTGCTTTAGCCACTGAGAGGTTGACTTCCAGCAAAGTCCTCCTCACTCCCATATTATGGCTACTGTTAAACCATCATTCACCCCCCACATTTCAGCGTCAAAGACCGAGCAACATCCTATGTGTATGATATGTTTACATTTTGCCTTCCGATCTCACTGCTTCGCTCTCATGCTTGTTTAAATACTGTATATTGTGCTGGTCTATTCATAATTTATGAATCAGTGGTGCAGAGCTATACTCGATGTATGTTGGAGAGGGTGAAGCTTTGTTGCGAAATACATTTCGTAGAGCGCGTCTGGCAGCACCAAGCATAATTTTCTTtgatgaagctgatgttgtTGCTGCTAAACGGTTAGCATGTAGCATTTTACTTAATAGAGTTCGTATTACTtgattttctctaaaatctAGATTTTCTCATATTCTAGGTTTTGGATTATGTTTTTCATGTGCTATTTGGTTTTGACAATTAGACACCATTTTATTGACTCAATGCTCTTATTTCATAATGTATTTGGCAAGATAATGAAATGTATTGGGTGAAGTCTAGATTGTGGTCATGCATGGTTATGTTTCTAATGATTTTGTCGCCTATAAATACATTCTTCTCATCATTTTGCTTTGGACTGTTCTAGTAGTTCAAACTGATTTGTTTTATCTTCTCCCTTAAATGGCAGGGGTGGGAGTTCGAGGAACAGTACTACCGTTGGAGAGAGGCTTCTATCCACTTTACTGACTGAAATGGATGGTTTAGAACAGGCAAAAGTGAGAGATAGTTCCATAAGCTGGTAAAAGTAGCATGGAGGCCCCTATACTAGGAGTTAGATTCTATTTTGCTCCCTTTGCTCAAAAAAtgcacaaattagtccctatacatgagattaaagagcaaattggtccttctagtaaaaatttcattcatttctactgttaaaaacttgGTTTGTTGACAAAATAACCAGACAATTATACATGGCGTGCCATGTGTACTTCATTCTGACATACATGGACTAATTTTTTAAcggtaaaaatggatgaaatttttaacagaatgatcaGTTTGCTCTTTGGTTTAatatataaggactaatttgcccattttttgagtggAAGGGGTAAAATGTAATCCAACTCCTAGTTAcaagggcctccatggtacttttacctccATAAGCCTTATTTCCGGTTTGTCAGACTATCAGGGATGTTATCTAGTTTTCTTTATGTGATTTTTGAGTCAATTCTTTTTCAGGGGATTCTTGTTTTAGCTGCTACCAATCGACCTCATGCAATCGATCCTGCGCTCATGCGGCCTGGAAGATTTGATTTGGTAAAGAATCCTTCTTTTATCATCTGACTTTTGACATCGCTGTTTCCCTGTATGGTTTCTTGGTCCTAGCTAGTCTTACAATTTCAGTACACCATTAAATCTTGTACTTTTGTCTCGttaacaaatataatatatgaatcAATTGAATTGGAAAACTTGAGCATTGTTTCAATGGTCTTAATTGGTACCTTCTtgaaacaatgaaaatataGGTGCTCTATGTACCGCCACCTGATATGGAAGCTAGGTATGAGATCCTTCGCGTGCATACACGGAACATGAAAATCGGGGATGATGTTGATCTAAGAAGAATAGCAGAAGATACAGAGCTGTTCACGGGAGCCGAATTGGAAGGTTTGTGCAGGGAAGCCGGGATAGTTGCCCTGAGGGAAAACATATCCGCCACCTTAGTCAGCAATCGACATTTTGAAACAGTGAAGTTGTCCCTAAAACCAGCACTAACAAGAGATGAAATTGAAACTTATTCATCATTTATGAAGAACCAAGGTTCAATGTTGTCCCCTTCCGGTGCCACCGAGTTGAAACTGAGTACCCGGCAAAAAGCCATAATACAAAAAGGTAGAAGTTCATTGAGTCAAGCATTTCCAATTAAAATAGGTATTTTGGGTGTCATATTGCTTATTGCTGGTACATATATATTCATGCATAATGAACAAACTTCATATGAATCAGTGGTTACATAAAGTATGCTGATGATCTTATATAAATAGTTTGTATCACCTATTTTTTTTGGTAACGTTTGTTTATTTATAGAAACTTTTTgtattctttgttcttttggGGTTAAAATATGCCTATGGTCcctgtatttttcaaaattaggaatttagtccttgtacttgtATTCCAGGATTTTTATCctaccttttaaatttcaaggtttgggttcaattgttaatttttttgttaaattcatgttaGTTACAACATTTTTTAACTACATGgctaagttttattattattattattattccaaaatgctacaacaaatttaaccaaaaaaattatagtgTTAATAGTtgctcttaaattttaaaatttaaaagaagagGATTAAATTCTTAGGTATACAAGTAcagggattaaatttttaatttttgagtaCAGGGACTATAGGCACATTTTAACCTattaattttagctatttagGCTAGTTAATGACATTGAAGACTAAATTATGCTgaattaacaactaaatttaGCAATGACATTTTTGTGTTGTTTAATACAGCGACGATATTAGATGTTGGGTAAAAGTGGAATATTTGTAACAATTAGTGTTGCtgaatttaattttggtatatTGACTTATTTGtctctttaaatttataaaaaaattattttaatttttcatttaatttttgtttcttgtaATTGTTGAAGTtgtattatttgtcaaattatccttaaaatgtatgaaaagttaatgtttattaatttgtttatatagaAGTCCACTAGTATGctatattaacaattaattttaaaacatatttttaaatagtaagaataaaaaatgaagaattaataatagtaaatataaaattagagaattaaataaatcattatacttttaaattttaagatattaatCATGCCAATATTAAATGGGtattgatgaaaattttttagACGTTGTTCTTGACATTTTCTaacatatgttttattttcacacaaataattaaatatgatggtttatttttattaaatcaagtgataagaaaattgatatcccataaataaaatatcgggtttgaatattataaatgaaGAAATAGTTTTAGAAGAGTTTTTGCTCACTtttcaagtatccaattcaagGTCAATTTACCATTGAAGTTTGAAAGTATTGCGAAAAAGTGTTTcagaaaagtgtttttgaaaattttgatagtgTTTACTATTGCagcctataaatatttttgggaagataaaatgtttattttaaatataatgttataagGTAGAAGatttaatgaaaagataaaagtaattttattgaaaatgctttttctttcaaaagtcaaaactaaaattttggattttaacttgatttaaatCAGCGTCTACTTATTTtccaaagttttaaattataatcacgagttaaaagttgaattttttCAGATAAACATAGTCTCGCGGAATATTGTCCTTTTAATAGTAATTGATAAAGCGTGTTAAGATAATGAGATTTCAACAATTatattgaaaaatcataaatgagaggaatttcgttcaaaaataaATACTGATGAAAGGACtagaatttttatgtttgttagcCACTACAATTAGATGTTGGTTATTGTGATacgttttaaaaatatataaatataatatatattaaatacaatatgttttcaaaagaatatttaataatcaaaattcatttGTTTATGATTTTGAAAGGATACAGGTAAAAGTATCGTGGAAGTCTTTGTATtagaaatcatattttattttgtccttctactaaaaaaacaaattactctttatatgttaaatcaaaacaaaatagtctttttcttaaaaatttcattcatttctattgttaaaaactgttATTGTACATAAGTCGGAGGGATAGTGGCACACCACTTGTCACCATCTAATTATTTTACCAACCACGCCAATTTTTAATACtacaaatagatgaaaatttaaCAGAAAAGACCTGTGcgctctttgatttaatatataaatactaatttacctatttttgagtaaagagagtaaaatataatttaactttttgtACAGGGATCTCTACGGTAGTTTTACCTAATTCTAGCCGAATCcatagaattttattattaatttactagACCATGTATTATCAGAAAGACAAAGATGGATATATCCTAACGGCCACACATGGCCTCCTTTACTTTCACCACTATGCAACAACAGCCAACACACTACTACTTCCTTTCCATCACTCTCTGTAAGTACCCTTCATCAGCATCTTCCACTCATTTTCTTTACCCTTCACCTCCAAAACACCAAATCCCCCAACATTTTATACATAGAACAAGACATGCTAGTGTTAGACACCATTTCAATGCAAAGCTATCCACAAAACACTACGAAAAAAAGGCTAGGAAAGAAACTGGTTCTGGGTTTAGTTCTTCTTCAAGGTCTAGCAATGGTGGAACTGAAAGGAACAAGTTAGAGAGCCTTTTTAGTTCTGTTTTGGAAGAGAAAGCTGAAAAGAAAAGGTATGTAAAGGATaagaaaaaaatgggttttgatAGTTCTTCATTAAAATCATCTAAAACCATGGAAAATAACTCTGTGGTGGGgaaaaaaccaaagaaagatAAGGCTAATTCACCTGTAGTACACTTAAGGGTTCAATTGGATATGTGTTCAAAAAGAGGGGATGTAATGGGGGCTATTCAGCTATATGATAAAGCTATAAAAGAAGGGATCACAATGGGGCAATATCATTATGCTGTGCTTTTGTATCTTTGTTCTTCTGCAGCTATGGGTATTGTTCAACCTGCTAAAAGTGGTAGTGGTAATAGACCTGTTTTAAACAATGGTAAATTGGTTGATTTTGATAATAGTTTAGCAAATGGGTCTACAAAGCCTTATTATTTAGAAGATGATGAGATTTGGGTAAGTGAAGATGTTAAGAAACATGCGCTGGTTAAGGGATTTGAGATATACGAGACGATGTGTTCAAGCAATGTACAGATGAACGAAGCGACATTAACATCTGTAGCAAGAATGGCAATGTCAATGGGAGATGGTGATATGGCATTTGATATGGTAAAACAAATGAAACCACTAGGTATAAACCCTAGATTACGATCTTATGGTCCTGCTTTATCTGTTTTCTGTACTACCGGAGACATTAATAAAGCGTTTGAAGTCGAGAAACATATGTTGGAACATGGTGTTCAACCCGAAGAGCCTGAATTAGAAGCACTTTTAAGAGTTAGTGTAGGGGCTGGAAAAGGTGATAAAGTGTATTATTTATTGCATAAATTAAGAACAAGTGTGAGGAAAGTATCACCTTCTACTGCTGATATAATTGTTAGATGGTTCGAGAGTAAAGCAGCCTCGAGAGTGGGGAAACGACGAATAGACCAAAAGTTAATGAAGGAAGCAATCGAAAATGGTGGTGGAGGTTGGCACGGACAAGGTTGGTTAGGTAAAGGAAAATGGAGTATATCATATACAGTTGTTGGTGATGATGCTTTATGTAAATGTTGTGGTGATAAGTTGGCTTTAATCGATCTCGATCCTATAGAAACCGAGAAGTTTGCCGAATCAGTTGCTTCGATAGCTATAAAACGAGAGAAGAACTTcagttttcaaaagtttcaagtatGGAAATAATCTTTTTTTCAATCACTATAATCATGTATGCTTTTGATAAAGTTGtaactttatttttgttatagaAATGGCTTGACTACTATGGACCGTTTGAAGCTGTGGTTGATGCGGCTAATGTCGGTCTTTTCAGCCAGAAAAGATTCATGCCATCAAAGGTCAATGCTGTTGTTAATGCAATACGACAGAAACTTCCATCAAGGAGATGGCCACTTATTGTTTTGCATAACAAACGGATCACTGGACGGAAGATGGATGAACCAGTAAATAAAGCATTAATTGAGAAGTGGAAAAATGCCGATGCTCTATATTCAACACCAACCGGTTCCAATGATGATTGGTACGAAATACGGGAAGTTACAGCTAACTTGCATGATTGCTCATTTGCATAATGGCACATTACAGTTCTATTTAATCTGTGCTTCAGGTACTGGTTGTATGCAGCTATCAAGTTTAAGTGTTTAATCGTGACTAACGATGAGATGAGAGACCATACCTTTCAACTTTTGGGAAATGAATTCTTTCCGAAATGGAAAGAAAGGCATCAAGTGAGTAAAGCTCTCAATATATGCTTAGTTGCTTAGTATGATTCTCTAAAGCAATTCTACTAATAAAGAATCTGTCTTTTTTCCTTATCAAAGGTGCATTTCAGTTTCTCAAACACCAGTCCAGTATTTTACATGCCTCCTCCATGTTCGGTAGTAATTCAGGTAAGTCCCTACGAACTATAAATTGAAAGAATAGAGAGAGATATAGTGTGCTGAATCTTCATATATGCAAATACATGTCAATAGGAATCAGAGAAAGGCCACTGGCATATTCCCATTGCATCGGAACTAGATTATGATTCTGAAAGAACATGGTTATGCATTAGACGAGCTAACTCACATGCGGTGAAGGAAGATTCCGTAGCCATAACGGAAGGTATTACCGAGCTTAGTTTATCAATGTTTCTTCACTCAGCTATCATATGTCACATAGTAGTAGTATGCATGCAATTTATTTGATGTCAGCAAATTCGACTTTATGGTGTCCCATTGATTTGTTTACATGCAAGGTTTTCATGTGTGACAGATTCGCAGTCTCTTAACCGTAACAAGGAACATACCAGGTCAACTACTCAAACCGAAGTTAACTCGAATTTCCTGCCATTAAACAATGGAAACTATGATAAACCACAAAAGCTAGCTGAGGAAATGTACAAAAACATCACCAGTATTTCGTTTGCTTCTGTCTCCTCCGATCAACACAAAGTTCTATCAGAAATAGAAACTGCAGAGATGCTTGGCAACTGTGTAATCGACTTTCAAATATGAAACAAGTGGCTTTCATGTAAAGTTTTGGAAATTGTATTGAACTACCAGTAGGAATCTGTTTTTAGTTGTATAGTTTTGAAGTGCCTGAGCCGAATTTATATTGAACTATGGTGTATTTTAGCAGGGTTTTTGCCCATCGGAAGCCGTTTCTTTCTGGAGAGAAAGTATCCAATTTTGCCAAAGTGCAATCCGAATATGCCAAGACATTACCAGCGTTATATATATAGCATTTCAATTCTCCTATCTTGATTATGTTTATAATTAGCTAGTTTTCTCCATGTATTGAACTCTTATTCTTACACTTTTATGTTAATTTGCTCCTCCTTTTTCGAAATACCGATAGCAACAGTAGCAACCATTGAGAAATTAAATGAAGAACCAAGGTATGTTGACTCTCTTTATCTACGCAACATTAGAgtgatatatatacacacatacacatATAGACATTAGCTTGATCTTCCATGTTTCTAACCGGTTCATTATTGTAGGGATTATACTGCTTCATGTCCAGTAAAAGTCATAGACAAGCATGAACTCGACACTAAAGAGTGCTGCTTTTCTTCTTCACATGTGCAGACAAGTGACTCAGGATTCCGCATTAGAACTAATTTAGTTTCATGGTGCATTTTGAGGCAAAAAATTTACATACTTGCAGACCAAGTAAATGACAGAACAGTTTACTAGAGATGAAGACAGCCGGAAAGCAGTTCCCAAATACATCAAATCTTAAAAGAGTCATACAATCACTTCCCTGTCCAAATTTGGACATTAGTTACTGTCCCCAATGGAATCCTACATTGGACATTTGGACTGAACATATGTATATTACGATAACCTTTCTTTCtaactatatatacatttatatgtACTTGTCTCCCAGTTATTGCATTTTCTCTATCTATCAATAACGACCTTTTGGACTTCTATTGCCACTTAAGGATTCCAGCTTCTCTAGATTAGGAGACTTTTTCTGCATAGAACTAACCGGTGGCTTGGCCAGTTTTTTGTCATTGTCACCCTTAAAGTAGATTTCTAGATCAGTTGAGCTTCTTCTCCTTGAAGCAATACCCCAACCCATAAAATCTGATAGTGTTGGTGTGTCTGAACTGCTCACCCTCAATGCATCTTCATCAGATGAGCTAGGGGATGTCTCGGATTTTTGTGGTGATGATGTTTGAGCAAGGGAATCAGCATGAAGGACATCCTCGATTCTTGACATGACATTGAAGGCCAAGCTCTCTAGAATCCTTGAATAGCTCTCTAGAATAGCATGTCCTACATCCTGGTGAAAAATCGAAGATCAAGTAAGTTTTTTATCATCAACCTTTGAATAACATTTAATGCTTTGCTTGTTGTGTATGTACCCTATTATCTTGTAACTTAGATATATCGAGTGAAGATTGTGGAAGTCCGGGATAACGTTGCTTTAACAAGATTAAAATAGTTTCCGCCCTTTCTTCGAAGAGTTCCCTTTTTTCCAAGCTAACACCCGAACCCCAAGAAGACCTACCGTCTTTTTGGTGCATCTTCCTCTTCCAAATGACAATGGAAGCCTCAATCCTATTCTTAAGGTCAAGAAC
This region includes:
- the LOC105785630 gene encoding proteinaceous RNase P 1, chloroplastic/mitochondrial; its protein translation is MASFTFTTMQQQPTHYYFLSITLCKYPSSASSTHFLYPSPPKHQIPQHFIHRTRHASVRHHFNAKLSTKHYEKKARKETGSGFSSSSRSSNGGTERNKLESLFSSVLEEKAEKKRYVKDKKKMGFDSSSLKSSKTMENNSVVGKKPKKDKANSPVVHLRVQLDMCSKRGDVMGAIQLYDKAIKEGITMGQYHYAVLLYLCSSAAMGIVQPAKSGSGNRPVLNNGKLVDFDNSLANGSTKPYYLEDDEIWVSEDVKKHALVKGFEIYETMCSSNVQMNEATLTSVARMAMSMGDGDMAFDMVKQMKPLGINPRLRSYGPALSVFCTTGDINKAFEVEKHMLEHGVQPEEPELEALLRVSVGAGKGDKVYYLLHKLRTSVRKVSPSTADIIVRWFESKAASRVGKRRIDQKLMKEAIENGGGGWHGQGWLGKGKWSISYTVVGDDALCKCCGDKLALIDLDPIETEKFAESVASIAIKREKNFSFQKFQKWLDYYGPFEAVVDAANVGLFSQKRFMPSKVNAVVNAIRQKLPSRRWPLIVLHNKRITGRKMDEPVNKALIEKWKNADALYSTPTGSNDDWYWLYAAIKFKCLIVTNDEMRDHTFQLLGNEFFPKWKERHQVHFSFSNTSPVFYMPPPCSVVIQESEKGHWHIPIASELDYDSERTWLCIRRANSHAVKEDSVAITEDSQSLNRNKEHTRSTTQTEVNSNFLPLNNGNYDKPQKLAEEMYKNITSISFASVSSDQHKVLSEIETAEMLGNCVIDFQI